The following nucleotide sequence is from Clostridia bacterium.
GCGCAGATGGCGGCTGTGGCGAACAAGCCCTACGCGGACAAGATGGCGGAGGTCGTGGAAAACGTCGCGTCCAATGTCACCGATTTCAAGCACCCGCTTCTCGAAACTTATGACGCGGCGGAAAAGAAGCTTTTCCTGATTGTCGCGGCAGACAAGGGACTGGCCGGCGCCTATTCCTCGAACATATTCAAGGAAGCGGTGCGGCATATTCCCGACAAGGAAAAAGCCGATCTTGTCGTCATCGGACGTAAGACCGAGGAGTATTTCCGCAACCGGGGCTATCATATCGTAAAGGAATATCTCGGCATCAGCGAGCGCCCGACGTTCGATATCGCGAAGCAGATCGCGGCGGAATTGACCTCGCGCTATGAAAGCGGCGAGTACAGCGCTGTGAATATCATTTATGCGCGGTTCGTGTCGTCGATGGTCAATATACCGGAAACGTTCCAGCTCCTGCCTTTCGAGGGCATCACGAACGAGGAAGAGGAAGCAGAGCCGACGAAGCTCGACAAGGCGGGCGCGTTCATCGCCCACTTGAAGGCGGCGGCGCTTGCGAAACTTCCGAAGCCGGGGCCCCAGAGCTACGACGAAATGATCGAGGCTATGGAAGCGAAAGAGGCTGCCGAAGCGGAACGCGCCGAGGACGA
It contains:
- a CDS encoding F0F1 ATP synthase subunit gamma; translation: MASLQDIRRRIRSVKSIQQITKAMKMVAAARLRRAQMAAVANKPYADKMAEVVENVASNVTDFKHPLLETYDAAEKKLFLIVAADKGLAGAYSSNIFKEAVRHIPDKEKADLVVIGRKTEEYFRNRGYHIVKEYLGISERPTFDIAKQIAAELTSRYESGEYSAVNIIYARFVSSMVNIPETFQLLPFEGITNEEEEAEPTKLDKAGAFIAHLKAAALAKLPKPGPQSYDEMIEAMEAKEAAEAERAEDEAAEKAAAEAAKEAAAAEAEKAREAKAAKEAEERFGPLPPLPDMPELPNEETDSIDFTAYDTPLEEFKEEPFIFIPNADDVLNALLP